The following nucleotide sequence is from Staphylococcus chromogenes.
CAAAACCAACGACAATTCAAAAAGAACATGCGCCTGAAAAAGCGGGTCAACATGAATTACCTGAAACAGGTCAAAATTCAGAAAAAACATCACCAATTTTATTAGGTGGATTGTTTGCCGCATTAGGTAGTCTGTTGTTATTTAGACGCAAAAAACAAGACAAAGAAACAAAATAAGAAGGATATAAAAAGAGGTAGCTGCGGCTGCCTCTTTTTTGGTTCTATACTTTTAATGGTGCGTGAGTGGTTCACTAGCCGTTATTTTTGTAGAAAAAGGACGCTTCATCAACTGATGTTGTTGACAAAGCGTCCTTAGTCATATTATTTCGTTTTTTTATAGAGTAACTGAGCGATGCGCAATAATACAATGCCATCGATAGTATTCGGATCCCAACCTGTAATGTCATGTATTTTTTTAATCCGATAGTTCAGTGTGTTGCGATGGATATATAAATCGTTGGCTGTTTTAACCAGCTTTCCATGATTTCGAAAATAAGCTTCCACCGTTTCGTTTAAATACTTATCCTCACCAAAATTCAGCAATTTTTTATAGTTCGTGACGAGTGACGTTTCATTACTCGGCGTATAGTGACTAATATTACGACAAATGGTTTCCAATTCATATTCTTTATACGTATGAACGCCCTCAGTTATGTCTAAACTACGAATCAGTTTTTGAAGAGAAATGGATTCATTGTAAGACTGTATCAAACCATGAATCCCAGTATTCATGGAACCTAACGTAATCAAAGATTTGTTTAAAATTTCATCTTGTTGATGTGTTTCTATAAAGTGTTTGATATCTTGTAACGTCGTGCCACGATTTTTATTGGTTTTAAAGATAAAGATGTAGTCTTGTGGCGTGATTTCAATCACATCATCGTTAGGGAGTTTCCAGTTATTAAGCGACTGTCGTAAATGTTTAATTTTTGATTTACTTATTGTATGAATTTGAATTAATCCGACAGTGAAAGTTTCATTTAAACCTAATTGTTCAAGAAGACCTTTTCGATTGTAACTTTGAATTTGACGGTCTTGGTTAAAAATAATGTGCGATAACATTTGAGTACGAGATAATTGGAAGTGATGTTCTTCTTCTCGTTCTTTTTCTTGTGTAATGATAAATTCTGCATTCAGTTTGAGTAAATGAGAATAGTCTCGCACAACGTCAGGATGATCTAAAATGATAACTGTACCATAAGCGACCCCTTCATGTTCAAAGGGTACAACAATGCATGGCGTCTCAGTTTGCCAAAATTTCATATCTTCTTCTTCTATTTCAATGGGTACATTTCGTTGAATTGAATGGAGCGCAGCCTTATGTGTATGTCCTAAAAATTCTGCTTTTGAGGCATCAATTACTTGACCGCTTTGGTTGGTGATAAGAATATCCTTCTTAATAATAGATGCTGTTTTTTTGAGTGCTTTATGTGCCCAATATTCTTTTCTCATTGAAGTTTCCATCCCCTGTCTAAAACAAAATCTGTATTTTCTAAATATTTGTTTGCTAGTATTGTTCATCGATCAAAATATATATAAATCATAGCAATATAGTAACATTTAGAGATTGAAAGGTTGAATAATATGCCCATTACCCTTTGTGCATTTATACAATTGTCTTGTATTCAAATTGATGCCTTCAATACTTTAAATAGCCCTAAAACATTGAGGGTAAACATTATTTTTAATAGAGTCAATAATCTTATTTATTAAGTAAATTTAAAAATATAATAGCCTGTTGTCAACTTTGGCCAAAATTTATGTTAAATTAAAACTATGTTGTCCTACTTATAGTTTTTAAAGTTATTAAGTAGGAAACAAAAACATTTTGGTAAAGGAGACCCATCGACTAATATGAAAAAATCAAACAAACGTCTTGATTTCTTACCGAATCGTCAGAATAAGTACTCTATTCGTAAATTTACAGTAGGTACAGCTTCTATTTTAGTGGGAGCCATTCTGTTATTCGGTGCACAAAATGACGCACAAGCTGAGGAAGCTCCAGCAGACAGTGCATCATCTACTACTGAAACTAAAGCATTAGATGTCTCTCCTGTGGAAGCGAGTACTGCAGAGGTAGCCCCAACTGCTCCAACAGAAACAACAGAAGCTACTTCTACAGAAGCAACAACAGAACCAACGACAACAGAACCAACAACAACTGAAACATCTACTACTGAAACAACAACTGAAGAAGCAACTGCAGAGAAAGCGACATCTGAAACGAAACCTGCAGATTCAACTGAAACACCATCTTCAACTGAAGAAGCGACGACAGAACCTGCATCAGCAGAACCAACGACAACAGAATCATCAACAACAGAACCAGCAACTGTTGAGCCTGCAACAACTGAACAACCTTCAAAAGAAGCAACAACTTCAAATGAAGTGACTTCAGAAGCACCATCTACTGAAAGTGCACCAGTTGATTCAACTCAAGAAGCACCTTCAGAGCCATCTACACCTGCAACTGAATCACCTGCAGTAGATGCACCGGCCATTACTAGTGAAGCAACTGCTGTTGACTATGTTGCGAATACAACATCATTATCATCAACAGAAGCAGAAACATTAGTGAGTGATTTAAATTTAGACTATAACAATTTAACACCAGAAGAATTACAAGCGGCATTAATAGATGGTTTAGTTGCTCAACAAAATGCGACGGCAACTGAGGCAACACCTCTAGATCGTCGTCAAACATCTGCATTATCTGATATTGATTCTGTAACTTATGGTACAACTGCTTTCCGTGCAGCTGTTACACCTGAGACAGCTTTAGCAGATAATGCTACTTACCAACCTTATGCGAAACAAGACCCTACAAACTATCGTTATGGTACATTAGGCGATGCAACAGAAGCGATTGCGAACACAGCTGAACTTCCAGCAGATACGCAATACACATTCAAAGATAACAATGTCTTCCAACGTGTCGGTAACCAATTAGCAACAGTTGTTGCAACTTATGCGGATGGTACAACAGACGAAGTATTAGCACCTATTTACGTAAGCTATGCTTATGAAAAAGATGGTGTTAGCTACTCAGGCGTCCCTTATTCAGCGGAAAACAACTTTACTCGTACTGAAGAAGATGTACACATCGTACCAAATTTAGAAGATTTAAGTTCAACTGAATCACGTGCAGATAATACTATTGATTTTGATTTATCAGCTGTATTCAACCTAGTACGAGTTAATTCAGGTATG
It contains:
- a CDS encoding PucR family transcriptional regulator, producing MRKEYWAHKALKKTASIIKKDILITNQSGQVIDASKAEFLGHTHKAALHSIQRNVPIEIEEEDMKFWQTETPCIVVPFEHEGVAYGTVIILDHPDVVRDYSHLLKLNAEFIITQEKEREEEHHFQLSRTQMLSHIIFNQDRQIQSYNRKGLLEQLGLNETFTVGLIQIHTISKSKIKHLRQSLNNWKLPNDDVIEITPQDYIFIFKTNKNRGTTLQDIKHFIETHQQDEILNKSLITLGSMNTGIHGLIQSYNESISLQKLIRSLDITEGVHTYKEYELETICRNISHYTPSNETSLVTNYKKLLNFGEDKYLNETVEAYFRNHGKLVKTANDLYIHRNTLNYRIKKIHDITGWDPNTIDGIVLLRIAQLLYKKTK